One window of Papaver somniferum cultivar HN1 chromosome 9, ASM357369v1, whole genome shotgun sequence genomic DNA carries:
- the LOC113308250 gene encoding uncharacterized protein LOC113308250 isoform X3, whose amino-acid sequence MDIKLQQNHSFIASRKVVDINQLLCSWGSPRKRVRMRHGLLEYDKNTHCGRWVEFRKYRPTFCKPKRQGDFSLLASSDDGVTVNGTSQSSPGGDVEEMRIKLDQSLQGEDYSDGLIQSLHDAARVFELGLIKQISLLKSSWFSAAWLGVDKNAWVKSLSYQAALYSFLQAASEISSRGDQRDRDINVFVQRSLLRQCAPLENLIKDELSAKQPEAYEWFWSDQLPMVVTTFVNYFERDPRFIAATSIYGKGLKLAAGCSSDISLLMLALTCVAAITKLGPAKVSCPQFFSLIPDETGRLMDMLVDFVPIRQAYYSIKDIGLRREFLVHFGPRAASSRVNDKGAEELAFWVEIIQQQLQRAIDREKIWSKLTTSESIEVLEKDLAIFGFFIALGRSTQSFLFENNFDVLDDPLESFIRYLIGGSVLYYPQLSSISSYQLYVEVVCEELEWLPFYPIEEGAVKRSRSHTSKVKGPPNAAAVPQVLDVSSYWMQSFIKYSKWLENPTNIKSAAFLSRGHNKLRACTEELGVLKNRMEENVVGNQRTVSGNYSQTKKELDSFDEALENVEEAVKRLEHLLQELHVSSSDHGKEHLKAACSDLERIRKLKKEAEFLEASFRAKAASLQQEEVKNSSQYFKRKNEISDNVEGSVRDGTQADRVVDNPRGLWSMLVPERKTESGSLEGESLGRAAVSSTGDIDSDSNEIRRFELLRNELIELENRVQRSSQQSENEEDVAGPGSMVTYVKAADGGLVQVQKKESFIGKSIDKMKEAGTDVWQGTQLLAIDTSTAMGLLQRVLTGDELTVKESKALRRTVTDLASVIPIGILMLLPVTAVGHAAMLAAIKRYVPSLIPSTYGPERLDLLRKLEKVKEMERNEVKPNDNVKVDSLMSSDNL is encoded by the exons atggacattaaatTACAGCAGAATCATAGTTTCATCGCTTCCAG GAAAGTGGTTGATATTAACCAGCTACTATGCAGCTGGGGATCACCGAGGAAGAGAGTTCGTATGAGGCATGGGTTGTTGGAGTATGATAAGAATACTCACTGTGGTAGGTGGGTTGAATTTAGAAAGTATCGTCCCACGTTTTGTAAACCGAAAAGACAAGGAGATTTCTCTCTGTTGGCTTCTTCTGATGATGGTGTAACAGTTAATGGGACTTCTCAATCAAGCCCAGGCGGTGATGTAGAGGAAATGAGGATCAAATTGGATCAATCCTTGCAAGGTGAAGACTATAGTGATGGATTGATCCAGTCATTACATGATGCAGCAAGGGTCTTTGAGTTGGGACTTATAAAGCAGATTTCCTTGTTGAAAAGCTCTTGGTTCTCTGCCGCATGGCTTGGTGTTGACAAAAATGCATGGGTCAAATCACTATCTTACCAG GCTGCCCTTTATTCTTTCCTGCAAGCAGCTAGCGAGATTTCATCTCGTGGGGACCAAAGAGACAGGGATATTAATGTTTTTGTTCAGCGGAG CTTACTTAGGCAATGCGCTCCCTTGGAAAATTTAATAAAAGATGAATTGTCAGCGAAACAACCAGAGGCATATGAATGGTTTTGGTCAGATCAACTACCTATGGTTGTCACAACGTTTGTTAACTATTTCGAAAGGGATCCACGCTTCATTGCAGCTACTTCAAT ATATGGAAAAGGATTAAAATTGGCTGCAGGCTGCTCTAGTGACATATCACTTCTCATGCTTGCTCTCACCTGCGTTGCTGCAATTACAAAACTTGGGCCGGCAAAAGTCTCTTGTCCTCAGTTCTTCTCCTTGATTCCCGATGAAACTGGCAGATTGATGGACATGCTGGTTGATTTTGTTCCAATACGACAAGCTTATTATTCCATTAAGGATATCGGTCTACGCAGAGAATTTCTTGTTCACTTTGGCCCACGAGCTGCATCGTCTAGAGTAAACGACAAAGGGGCAGAAGAGCTTGCTTTCTGGGTGGAAATTATCCAGCAACAGCTGCAGCGAGCAATTGATCGGGAGAAAATTTGGTCTAAGCTAACTACAAGCGAAAGTATCGAG GTACTTGAGAAGGATTTGGCAATATTTGGAttcttcattgctttaggaagaAGTACACAGTCGTTTTtgtttgaaaataactttgatgtcCTAGACGATCCGCTTGAGAGTTTCATCAG gtacctcataGGGGGTAGTGTGCTTTACTATCCCCAGCTCTCATCAATAAGTTCTTATCAACTGTATGTGGAG GTAGTTTGTGAAGAATTGGAGTGGCTTCCTTTCTATCCAATAGAGGAAGGTGCAGTAAAACGATCTCGATCCCACACCAGTAAAGTTAAAGGACCTCCCAATGCAGCAGCAGTTCCCCAAGTTTTGGATGTGTCCTCTTACTGGATGCAAAGCTTTATCAAGTACAGTAAATGGTTGGAGAACCCTACCAATATCAAATCAGCAGCATTTCTTTCCAGAGG GCACAACAAGTTAAGAGCGTGCACAGAAGAGCTTGGAGTATTGAA AAACAGAATGGAGGAGAATGTAGTGGGGAATCAGAGAACTGTCTCCGGAAATTATTCACAGACTAAGAAAGAGCTAGATTCTTTTGACGAG GCCCTGGAGAATGTTGAAGAAGCTGTAAAAAGGTTAGAGCATTTGCTTCAAGAGTTGCATGTCTCCAGCTCTGATCATGGGAAAGAGCATTTAAAAGCCGCTTGCTCTGATCTTGAGAGGATAAGGAAGCTAAAAAAAGAAGCCGAATTTCTGGAAGCGTCTTTCAGGGCTAAAGCGGCTTCTCTTCAGCAG GAAGAAGTTAAAAATAGTTCACAATATTTCAAGAGGAAAAACGAAATAAGTGATAATGTGGAGGGAAGTGTTAGAGATGGAACCCAAGCAGATAG GGTTGTTGATAACCCTCGTGGTTTGTGGAGCATGTTGGTGCCGGAAAGGAAGACAGAATCTGGATCATTG GAAGGTGAAAGTTTAGGACGAGCTGCGGTTTCTAGTACGGGTGATATAGACTCTGATTCGAATGAAATTCGACGTTTTGAACTTCTAAGGAATGAGCTAATCGAACTTGAAAATCGAGTGCAGAGAAGTAGCCAGCAATCTGAGAATGAGGAG GACGTTGCTGGCCCAGGAAGCATGGTTACTTATGTGAAAGCTGCAGATGGTGGATTAGTTCAGGTTCAGAAGAAAGAAAGTTTTATTGGAAAATCAATAGACAAGATGAAAGAAGCTGGCACG GATGTTTGGCAAGGAACTCAGCTGTTAGCAATTGATACATCCACAGCTATGGGGCTGCTACAGAGAGTTCTTACCGGAGATGAACTGACTGTAAAAGAAAGCAAAGCGCTCCGAAGAACTGTAACAGACTTGGCATCAGTGATACCTATTGGCATTCTTATGCTTCTTCCG GTTACTGCAGTCGGACATGCGGCTATGTTAGCTGCTATCAAAAGATATGTTCCATCATTG ATCCCTTCGACGTATGGACCAGAAAGGTTAGATCTCTTGAGGAAGCTTGAGAAAGTAAAGGAGATGGAACGCAACGAAGTGAAACCGAATGACAATGTAAAAGTGGACAGCCTCATGAGCTCCGACAACCTATAA
- the LOC113308250 gene encoding uncharacterized protein LOC113308250 isoform X1 has translation MDIKLQQNHSFIASSTSNPCFSRKPIRIHFFCRKVVDINQLLCSWGSPRKRVRMRHGLLEYDKNTHCGRWVEFRKYRPTFCKPKRQGDFSLLASSDDGVTVNGTSQSSPGGDVEEMRIKLDQSLQGEDYSDGLIQSLHDAARVFELGLIKQISLLKSSWFSAAWLGVDKNAWVKSLSYQAALYSFLQAASEISSRGDQRDRDINVFVQRSLLRQCAPLENLIKDELSAKQPEAYEWFWSDQLPMVVTTFVNYFERDPRFIAATSIYGKGLKLAAGCSSDISLLMLALTCVAAITKLGPAKVSCPQFFSLIPDETGRLMDMLVDFVPIRQAYYSIKDIGLRREFLVHFGPRAASSRVNDKGAEELAFWVEIIQQQLQRAIDREKIWSKLTTSESIEVLEKDLAIFGFFIALGRSTQSFLFENNFDVLDDPLESFIRYLIGGSVLYYPQLSSISSYQLYVEVVCEELEWLPFYPIEEGAVKRSRSHTSKVKGPPNAAAVPQVLDVSSYWMQSFIKYSKWLENPTNIKSAAFLSRGHNKLRACTEELGVLKNRMEENVVGNQRTVSGNYSQTKKELDSFDEALENVEEAVKRLEHLLQELHVSSSDHGKEHLKAACSDLERIRKLKKEAEFLEASFRAKAASLQQEEVKNSSQYFKRKNEISDNVEGSVRDGTQADRVVDNPRGLWSMLVPERKTESGSLEGESLGRAAVSSTGDIDSDSNEIRRFELLRNELIELENRVQRSSQQSENEEDVAGPGSMVTYVKAADGGLVQVQKKESFIGKSIDKMKEAGTDVWQGTQLLAIDTSTAMGLLQRVLTGDELTVKESKALRRTVTDLASVIPIGILMLLPVTAVGHAAMLAAIKRYVPSLIPSTYGPERLDLLRKLEKVKEMERNEVKPNDNVKVDSLMSSDNL, from the exons atggacattaaatTACAGCAGAATCATAGTTTCATCGCTTCCAG CACTTCAAATCCATGTTTTTCAAGAAAGCCAATCAGAATCCATTTTTTCTGCAGGAAAGTGGTTGATATTAACCAGCTACTATGCAGCTGGGGATCACCGAGGAAGAGAGTTCGTATGAGGCATGGGTTGTTGGAGTATGATAAGAATACTCACTGTGGTAGGTGGGTTGAATTTAGAAAGTATCGTCCCACGTTTTGTAAACCGAAAAGACAAGGAGATTTCTCTCTGTTGGCTTCTTCTGATGATGGTGTAACAGTTAATGGGACTTCTCAATCAAGCCCAGGCGGTGATGTAGAGGAAATGAGGATCAAATTGGATCAATCCTTGCAAGGTGAAGACTATAGTGATGGATTGATCCAGTCATTACATGATGCAGCAAGGGTCTTTGAGTTGGGACTTATAAAGCAGATTTCCTTGTTGAAAAGCTCTTGGTTCTCTGCCGCATGGCTTGGTGTTGACAAAAATGCATGGGTCAAATCACTATCTTACCAG GCTGCCCTTTATTCTTTCCTGCAAGCAGCTAGCGAGATTTCATCTCGTGGGGACCAAAGAGACAGGGATATTAATGTTTTTGTTCAGCGGAG CTTACTTAGGCAATGCGCTCCCTTGGAAAATTTAATAAAAGATGAATTGTCAGCGAAACAACCAGAGGCATATGAATGGTTTTGGTCAGATCAACTACCTATGGTTGTCACAACGTTTGTTAACTATTTCGAAAGGGATCCACGCTTCATTGCAGCTACTTCAAT ATATGGAAAAGGATTAAAATTGGCTGCAGGCTGCTCTAGTGACATATCACTTCTCATGCTTGCTCTCACCTGCGTTGCTGCAATTACAAAACTTGGGCCGGCAAAAGTCTCTTGTCCTCAGTTCTTCTCCTTGATTCCCGATGAAACTGGCAGATTGATGGACATGCTGGTTGATTTTGTTCCAATACGACAAGCTTATTATTCCATTAAGGATATCGGTCTACGCAGAGAATTTCTTGTTCACTTTGGCCCACGAGCTGCATCGTCTAGAGTAAACGACAAAGGGGCAGAAGAGCTTGCTTTCTGGGTGGAAATTATCCAGCAACAGCTGCAGCGAGCAATTGATCGGGAGAAAATTTGGTCTAAGCTAACTACAAGCGAAAGTATCGAG GTACTTGAGAAGGATTTGGCAATATTTGGAttcttcattgctttaggaagaAGTACACAGTCGTTTTtgtttgaaaataactttgatgtcCTAGACGATCCGCTTGAGAGTTTCATCAG gtacctcataGGGGGTAGTGTGCTTTACTATCCCCAGCTCTCATCAATAAGTTCTTATCAACTGTATGTGGAG GTAGTTTGTGAAGAATTGGAGTGGCTTCCTTTCTATCCAATAGAGGAAGGTGCAGTAAAACGATCTCGATCCCACACCAGTAAAGTTAAAGGACCTCCCAATGCAGCAGCAGTTCCCCAAGTTTTGGATGTGTCCTCTTACTGGATGCAAAGCTTTATCAAGTACAGTAAATGGTTGGAGAACCCTACCAATATCAAATCAGCAGCATTTCTTTCCAGAGG GCACAACAAGTTAAGAGCGTGCACAGAAGAGCTTGGAGTATTGAA AAACAGAATGGAGGAGAATGTAGTGGGGAATCAGAGAACTGTCTCCGGAAATTATTCACAGACTAAGAAAGAGCTAGATTCTTTTGACGAG GCCCTGGAGAATGTTGAAGAAGCTGTAAAAAGGTTAGAGCATTTGCTTCAAGAGTTGCATGTCTCCAGCTCTGATCATGGGAAAGAGCATTTAAAAGCCGCTTGCTCTGATCTTGAGAGGATAAGGAAGCTAAAAAAAGAAGCCGAATTTCTGGAAGCGTCTTTCAGGGCTAAAGCGGCTTCTCTTCAGCAG GAAGAAGTTAAAAATAGTTCACAATATTTCAAGAGGAAAAACGAAATAAGTGATAATGTGGAGGGAAGTGTTAGAGATGGAACCCAAGCAGATAG GGTTGTTGATAACCCTCGTGGTTTGTGGAGCATGTTGGTGCCGGAAAGGAAGACAGAATCTGGATCATTG GAAGGTGAAAGTTTAGGACGAGCTGCGGTTTCTAGTACGGGTGATATAGACTCTGATTCGAATGAAATTCGACGTTTTGAACTTCTAAGGAATGAGCTAATCGAACTTGAAAATCGAGTGCAGAGAAGTAGCCAGCAATCTGAGAATGAGGAG GACGTTGCTGGCCCAGGAAGCATGGTTACTTATGTGAAAGCTGCAGATGGTGGATTAGTTCAGGTTCAGAAGAAAGAAAGTTTTATTGGAAAATCAATAGACAAGATGAAAGAAGCTGGCACG GATGTTTGGCAAGGAACTCAGCTGTTAGCAATTGATACATCCACAGCTATGGGGCTGCTACAGAGAGTTCTTACCGGAGATGAACTGACTGTAAAAGAAAGCAAAGCGCTCCGAAGAACTGTAACAGACTTGGCATCAGTGATACCTATTGGCATTCTTATGCTTCTTCCG GTTACTGCAGTCGGACATGCGGCTATGTTAGCTGCTATCAAAAGATATGTTCCATCATTG ATCCCTTCGACGTATGGACCAGAAAGGTTAGATCTCTTGAGGAAGCTTGAGAAAGTAAAGGAGATGGAACGCAACGAAGTGAAACCGAATGACAATGTAAAAGTGGACAGCCTCATGAGCTCCGACAACCTATAA
- the LOC113308250 gene encoding uncharacterized protein LOC113308250 isoform X2: MDIKLQQNHSFIASSTSNPCFSRKPIRIHFFCRKVVDINQLLCSWGSPRKRVRMRHGLLEYDKNTHCGRWVEFRKYRPTFCKPKRQGDFSLLASSDDGVTVNGTSQSSPGGDVEEMRIKLDQSLQGEDYSDGLIQSLHDAARVFELGLIKQISLLKSSWFSAAWLGVDKNAWVKSLSYQAALYSFLQAASEISSRGDQRDRDINVFVQRSLLRQCAPLENLIKDELSAKQPEAYEWFWSDQLPMVVTTFVNYFERDPRFIAATSIYGKGLKLAAGCSSDISLLMLALTCVAAITKLGPAKVSCPQFFSLIPDETGRLMDMLVDFVPIRQAYYSIKDIGLRREFLVHFGPRAASSRVNDKGAEELAFWVEIIQQQLQRAIDREKIWSKLTTSESIEVLEKDLAIFGFFIALGRSTQSFLFENNFDVLDDPLESFIRYLIGGSVLYYPQLSSISSYQLYVEVVCEELEWLPFYPIEEGAVKRSRSHTSKVKGPPNAAAVPQVLDVSSYWMQSFIKYSKWLENPTNIKSAAFLSRGHNKLRACTEELGVLKMEENVVGNQRTVSGNYSQTKKELDSFDEALENVEEAVKRLEHLLQELHVSSSDHGKEHLKAACSDLERIRKLKKEAEFLEASFRAKAASLQQEEVKNSSQYFKRKNEISDNVEGSVRDGTQADRVVDNPRGLWSMLVPERKTESGSLEGESLGRAAVSSTGDIDSDSNEIRRFELLRNELIELENRVQRSSQQSENEEDVAGPGSMVTYVKAADGGLVQVQKKESFIGKSIDKMKEAGTDVWQGTQLLAIDTSTAMGLLQRVLTGDELTVKESKALRRTVTDLASVIPIGILMLLPVTAVGHAAMLAAIKRYVPSLIPSTYGPERLDLLRKLEKVKEMERNEVKPNDNVKVDSLMSSDNL; this comes from the exons atggacattaaatTACAGCAGAATCATAGTTTCATCGCTTCCAG CACTTCAAATCCATGTTTTTCAAGAAAGCCAATCAGAATCCATTTTTTCTGCAGGAAAGTGGTTGATATTAACCAGCTACTATGCAGCTGGGGATCACCGAGGAAGAGAGTTCGTATGAGGCATGGGTTGTTGGAGTATGATAAGAATACTCACTGTGGTAGGTGGGTTGAATTTAGAAAGTATCGTCCCACGTTTTGTAAACCGAAAAGACAAGGAGATTTCTCTCTGTTGGCTTCTTCTGATGATGGTGTAACAGTTAATGGGACTTCTCAATCAAGCCCAGGCGGTGATGTAGAGGAAATGAGGATCAAATTGGATCAATCCTTGCAAGGTGAAGACTATAGTGATGGATTGATCCAGTCATTACATGATGCAGCAAGGGTCTTTGAGTTGGGACTTATAAAGCAGATTTCCTTGTTGAAAAGCTCTTGGTTCTCTGCCGCATGGCTTGGTGTTGACAAAAATGCATGGGTCAAATCACTATCTTACCAG GCTGCCCTTTATTCTTTCCTGCAAGCAGCTAGCGAGATTTCATCTCGTGGGGACCAAAGAGACAGGGATATTAATGTTTTTGTTCAGCGGAG CTTACTTAGGCAATGCGCTCCCTTGGAAAATTTAATAAAAGATGAATTGTCAGCGAAACAACCAGAGGCATATGAATGGTTTTGGTCAGATCAACTACCTATGGTTGTCACAACGTTTGTTAACTATTTCGAAAGGGATCCACGCTTCATTGCAGCTACTTCAAT ATATGGAAAAGGATTAAAATTGGCTGCAGGCTGCTCTAGTGACATATCACTTCTCATGCTTGCTCTCACCTGCGTTGCTGCAATTACAAAACTTGGGCCGGCAAAAGTCTCTTGTCCTCAGTTCTTCTCCTTGATTCCCGATGAAACTGGCAGATTGATGGACATGCTGGTTGATTTTGTTCCAATACGACAAGCTTATTATTCCATTAAGGATATCGGTCTACGCAGAGAATTTCTTGTTCACTTTGGCCCACGAGCTGCATCGTCTAGAGTAAACGACAAAGGGGCAGAAGAGCTTGCTTTCTGGGTGGAAATTATCCAGCAACAGCTGCAGCGAGCAATTGATCGGGAGAAAATTTGGTCTAAGCTAACTACAAGCGAAAGTATCGAG GTACTTGAGAAGGATTTGGCAATATTTGGAttcttcattgctttaggaagaAGTACACAGTCGTTTTtgtttgaaaataactttgatgtcCTAGACGATCCGCTTGAGAGTTTCATCAG gtacctcataGGGGGTAGTGTGCTTTACTATCCCCAGCTCTCATCAATAAGTTCTTATCAACTGTATGTGGAG GTAGTTTGTGAAGAATTGGAGTGGCTTCCTTTCTATCCAATAGAGGAAGGTGCAGTAAAACGATCTCGATCCCACACCAGTAAAGTTAAAGGACCTCCCAATGCAGCAGCAGTTCCCCAAGTTTTGGATGTGTCCTCTTACTGGATGCAAAGCTTTATCAAGTACAGTAAATGGTTGGAGAACCCTACCAATATCAAATCAGCAGCATTTCTTTCCAGAGG GCACAACAAGTTAAGAGCGTGCACAGAAGAGCTTGGAGTATTGAA AATGGAGGAGAATGTAGTGGGGAATCAGAGAACTGTCTCCGGAAATTATTCACAGACTAAGAAAGAGCTAGATTCTTTTGACGAG GCCCTGGAGAATGTTGAAGAAGCTGTAAAAAGGTTAGAGCATTTGCTTCAAGAGTTGCATGTCTCCAGCTCTGATCATGGGAAAGAGCATTTAAAAGCCGCTTGCTCTGATCTTGAGAGGATAAGGAAGCTAAAAAAAGAAGCCGAATTTCTGGAAGCGTCTTTCAGGGCTAAAGCGGCTTCTCTTCAGCAG GAAGAAGTTAAAAATAGTTCACAATATTTCAAGAGGAAAAACGAAATAAGTGATAATGTGGAGGGAAGTGTTAGAGATGGAACCCAAGCAGATAG GGTTGTTGATAACCCTCGTGGTTTGTGGAGCATGTTGGTGCCGGAAAGGAAGACAGAATCTGGATCATTG GAAGGTGAAAGTTTAGGACGAGCTGCGGTTTCTAGTACGGGTGATATAGACTCTGATTCGAATGAAATTCGACGTTTTGAACTTCTAAGGAATGAGCTAATCGAACTTGAAAATCGAGTGCAGAGAAGTAGCCAGCAATCTGAGAATGAGGAG GACGTTGCTGGCCCAGGAAGCATGGTTACTTATGTGAAAGCTGCAGATGGTGGATTAGTTCAGGTTCAGAAGAAAGAAAGTTTTATTGGAAAATCAATAGACAAGATGAAAGAAGCTGGCACG GATGTTTGGCAAGGAACTCAGCTGTTAGCAATTGATACATCCACAGCTATGGGGCTGCTACAGAGAGTTCTTACCGGAGATGAACTGACTGTAAAAGAAAGCAAAGCGCTCCGAAGAACTGTAACAGACTTGGCATCAGTGATACCTATTGGCATTCTTATGCTTCTTCCG GTTACTGCAGTCGGACATGCGGCTATGTTAGCTGCTATCAAAAGATATGTTCCATCATTG ATCCCTTCGACGTATGGACCAGAAAGGTTAGATCTCTTGAGGAAGCTTGAGAAAGTAAAGGAGATGGAACGCAACGAAGTGAAACCGAATGACAATGTAAAAGTGGACAGCCTCATGAGCTCCGACAACCTATAA
- the LOC113312541 gene encoding uncharacterized protein LOC113312541, with protein MRAKRVNEFLMGIKVDMSNAFDRVEWNFMLDVMRKFNFCEEWCNLVNQCLSTVSSSVLVNGVTGYQFVPFRGLRQSDPLSPYLFILCLEVFSRVISNVEDSNVIHGIKMGFNALSISHLLFADDLLVFSSTNFLEGENILKLFTNFSNASGQLITFEKSGIFFSTNSHQVTIDRVSNTLGVRTIALNDKYLGSPLFTHTSKVNSFQNVIFKDAMLAKVTWRLVKFSNTLLAQVMKHKYYSYHSLLNSEIQCPATASWGWKNINKQMPKVRNNSVWVVGNGKMIRIWEDLWCAEVEEGKRNITKLQFCFQTEMAEMVSIISISKDREDQLVWKLETKGKFTTKSLYNQIVTTGQQVQQHERETLRTVWSLNTMQDKNVSMEMSPRDPVAQ; from the exons ATGAGGGCTAAAAGGGTTAATGAATTCCTAATGGGCATTAAGGTTGACATGTCAAATGCGTTTGACAGGGTCGAGTGGAATTTTATGTTAGATGTCAtgagaaaatttaatttttgtgaggaGTGGTGCAACCTGGTAAACCAGTGCTTAAGCACTGTCTCTTCTTCAGTGTTGGTTAATGGTGTAACGGGGTACCAATTTGTCCCTTTTAGAGGCCTTCGGCAAAGCGATCCTCTATCGCCTTACCTCTTTATATTGTGTTTGGAAGTGTTTTCTAGAGTTATATCCAATGTTGAGGATTCTAATGTTATTCATGGGATAAAGATGGGGTTTAATGCTCTATCAATATCCCATCTTCTTTTTGCGGATGACCTTCTAGTCTTTTCTTCTACCAACTTTCTAGAAGGCGAGAACATTTTGAAACTCTTTACTAATTTTAGTAATGCATCCGGGCAGTTAATAACTTTTGAAAAGTCGGGGATATTTTTTAGTACCAACTCTCACCAAGTCACTATTGATAGAGTCAGCAATACTTTGGGAGTTCGTACAATAGCCCTGAATGATAAATACTTAGGTTCACCCTTGTTCACTCACACTTCTAAAGTGAATTCTTTTCAAAATGTG ATTTTCAAAGATGCGATGTTGGCTAAGGTTACTTGGAGACTAGTAAAATTCTCTAATACTTTGTTGGCGCAAGTAATGAAGCACAAGTACTATTCCTATCATAGCTTGCTCAACAGTGAGATACAGTGTCCTGCGACAGCATCATGGGGGTGGAAGAATATAAACAAACAAATGCCGAAAGTTCGAAACAACTCAGTTTGGGTGGTGGGAAATGGTAAAATGATCAGAATTTGGGAGGACTTATGGTGTGCTGAAGTGGAAG AGGGGAAAAGGAACATCACTAAGTTGCAATTCTGCTTCCAAACTGAAATGGCGGAAATGGTTAGTATAATAAGCATCAGTAAGGATAGAGAGGATCAACTGGTTTGGAAGTTGGAGACTAAGGGAAAGTTCACCACTAAATCCCTTTATAACCAAATTGTTACAACAGGTCAACAAGTGCAACAACATGAAAGAGAAACCTTGAGAACGGTCTGGAGTTTGAACACAATGCAGGATAAAAACGTTTCTATGGAAATGTCTCCACGAGATCCTGTCGCTCAATGA